Proteins from a single region of Paenibacillus sp. BIHB 4019:
- a CDS encoding beta-ketoacyl synthase N-terminal-like domain-containing protein, translating into MKDNERTHRIAVTGIGVLCALGNEPQAVFERMFASETGIGTVTRFKTDTLLSSLAGQLDESWREAALAHTAEQSMDWCARYAIAAARQALHSSGLAIEQGDAAAQAYAVDSADGAASETAAAHQIPASRIGLSLGTCNGGILSLEKQWDLSALDVENTANYPFYQQGDDTARLLGVQGPVATLNTACAASGNAIGYASDMIRWGYADVMLAGGSDPLSHSVYAGFNVLRALNPLPSSPFGSRFGLNLGEGAAFVVLERLDAAAARGATIYAELCAYGLSNDAHHMTAPHPEGAGMQRAVDMALSLAQVAKQDIEYVNAHGTGTQANDRAEISGLKRSFGEQLTIPVSSSKAYFGHSLGTAAALELVTSLYAIKQGYVPATLHFDTAREGCEEADIIQHSMRPMRPKYIVSNNAAFGGHNVSLVLRTDDLNDAALLHTESIAPLAKRRVVITGLGAVGGGHIHQGSILNGLADDASSEAVGASSFSLKEYDKSKYERRMNQLSQNTIGAALAALGDAQINEAEKEELGFIFGTARGSTDSISQYLESVFVKGPEYASSIYFPHTVINSIAGQTAEKLKLLGFNSSFSTGGNEGLTAALYAAGKIRERTLSSCLIGAGDERSALSSDIDRAKGLQASRFRMVEGSVCMVLCGLEQARQRQSGIYAELSGFGTAFGTAANASQQEATLCKAVTEALNEAGMGITQLDLILLNTVGRPDETEGEHRALSSLAAHGQTPPIISFNESAGFGESYSSMLHLAAAAELVSGKAASEMASGAYVHLGMPQQMAQLQHVLAISSTVNGSYCAAVVSAWND; encoded by the coding sequence ATGAAGGACAATGAACGCACCCATCGTATTGCGGTAACAGGTATAGGCGTATTGTGCGCGCTGGGCAATGAGCCTCAGGCCGTCTTTGAGCGAATGTTCGCGTCAGAGACAGGAATTGGGACAGTTACCCGTTTTAAGACGGATACATTGTTAAGCTCGCTTGCCGGACAATTGGACGAATCGTGGCGGGAGGCGGCACTTGCACATACGGCAGAACAGTCGATGGACTGGTGTGCGCGGTATGCGATTGCGGCTGCCAGGCAGGCGCTCCATAGCAGCGGCCTTGCCATTGAACAAGGAGATGCCGCAGCGCAAGCATATGCAGTGGATTCAGCAGATGGTGCTGCATCTGAAACTGCTGCTGCGCATCAGATCCCAGCCTCAAGAATTGGGCTGTCGCTTGGAACGTGCAACGGTGGCATATTATCGCTGGAGAAGCAGTGGGATTTGTCGGCGCTGGATGTGGAAAATACAGCTAATTATCCGTTTTACCAGCAGGGGGATGATACTGCGCGGCTGCTGGGCGTGCAGGGACCGGTGGCGACGTTAAATACGGCATGTGCCGCTAGTGGCAATGCAATCGGCTATGCCAGCGATATGATTCGCTGGGGATATGCCGATGTCATGCTCGCAGGCGGTTCAGATCCGCTGTCGCATAGTGTATATGCCGGATTTAATGTACTCCGGGCGCTTAATCCGCTGCCATCCTCGCCGTTTGGCAGCCGCTTTGGCCTTAATCTGGGCGAGGGAGCGGCATTTGTCGTGCTGGAGCGGCTCGATGCCGCCGCTGCGCGCGGAGCGACCATCTATGCGGAGCTATGCGCCTATGGGCTGAGCAATGATGCCCATCATATGACGGCGCCGCATCCGGAAGGCGCAGGGATGCAGCGGGCGGTAGATATGGCCCTGAGCCTTGCGCAGGTGGCCAAACAGGATATTGAATACGTGAACGCGCATGGCACCGGAACGCAGGCGAACGACCGCGCGGAAATAAGCGGTTTGAAACGCAGCTTTGGCGAGCAGCTTACCATTCCGGTCAGCTCAAGCAAAGCGTATTTTGGGCACAGCCTAGGGACCGCTGCTGCCCTTGAGCTTGTCACTTCGCTTTATGCGATCAAGCAAGGCTATGTGCCGGCAACGCTGCATTTTGACACGGCGCGCGAAGGCTGCGAAGAGGCGGACATTATTCAGCACAGCATGCGCCCGATGCGTCCAAAGTATATCGTCAGCAATAATGCCGCCTTTGGCGGACACAACGTTTCATTAGTACTGCGGACGGATGATTTGAATGATGCAGCGCTGCTGCATACGGAAAGCATAGCCCCGCTCGCCAAGCGGCGGGTTGTCATTACCGGGCTTGGTGCTGTTGGCGGCGGCCATATTCATCAGGGCAGCATCCTGAATGGGCTTGCAGATGACGCTTCCTCAGAAGCAGTCGGCGCATCCTCTTTTTCCCTGAAGGAATATGACAAAAGCAAATATGAGCGCCGAATGAATCAGCTGTCGCAAAATACGATCGGAGCAGCCCTTGCTGCACTGGGGGACGCGCAAATAAACGAGGCGGAGAAGGAAGAGCTCGGCTTTATTTTTGGCACAGCCCGGGGCAGTACAGATAGCATTTCGCAATATTTGGAGTCGGTATTTGTGAAAGGGCCGGAATATGCGAGCAGCATTTATTTTCCGCATACGGTCATTAATTCAATTGCCGGGCAGACGGCGGAGAAGCTGAAGCTGCTGGGCTTCAACAGCTCATTCAGCACAGGAGGCAATGAGGGCCTGACGGCAGCGCTGTATGCTGCTGGAAAAATCCGCGAGCGTACGTTGTCCTCCTGCCTTATTGGAGCGGGAGATGAACGCTCGGCGCTGTCGAGCGACATAGACCGTGCGAAAGGCTTGCAGGCGAGCCGCTTTCGGATGGTAGAGGGCAGCGTCTGCATGGTGCTTTGTGGCCTGGAGCAGGCGAGGCAAAGGCAGTCCGGCATTTATGCGGAATTAAGCGGCTTTGGCACCGCCTTTGGAACAGCGGCAAATGCTTCCCAGCAGGAAGCGACGCTTTGCAAAGCGGTAACCGAAGCATTAAATGAAGCGGGAATGGGCATTACGCAGCTTGATCTGATTTTGCTGAATACGGTCGGCAGGCCTGACGAAACAGAAGGCGAGCATCGCGCATTATCTTCATTGGCCGCCCATGGCCAGACACCGCCCATTATCAGCTTTAATGAAAGCGCCGGGTTTGGCGAATCCTACAGCTCGATGCTGCACCTTGCTGCGGCTGCGGAGCTTGTGAGCGGTAAAGCCGCAAGTGAGATGGCGAGTGGCGCTTATGTCCATCTGGGTATGCCGCAGCAAATGGCTCAGCTTCAGCATGTGTTAGCGATAAGCTCGACGGTCAACGGCAGCTACTGCGCGGCAGTTGTTAGCGCATGGAACGATTGA
- a CDS encoding phosphopantetheine-binding protein, whose product MSAEQILDMETIKQTVKQQLLIDRLKLEDITAEEITDDMILFGDGLGLDSVEAFEVMVGMEELYGVMVEQIPADELKIHLKNVQSIAELIMASQQKGTEGP is encoded by the coding sequence ATGAGCGCAGAGCAGATTTTAGACATGGAAACGATTAAACAGACGGTTAAGCAGCAGCTGCTAATTGACAGGCTTAAGCTTGAGGATATAACGGCGGAGGAAATTACTGACGATATGATTTTATTCGGCGATGGGCTGGGCCTGGATTCGGTAGAAGCGTTCGAGGTTATGGTAGGCATGGAGGAATTGTACGGGGTAATGGTGGAGCAAATTCCGGCCGATGAATTAAAAATCCATTTGAAAAATGTCCAGTCCATAGCCGAGCTGATTATGGCAAGCCAGCAGAAGGGGACCGAAGGGCCATGA
- a CDS encoding SDR family oxidoreductase, with translation MIFRDHVILITGVTRGIGRSIALRFLAEGAVVAGIYVRDDEAAEQLRGDAEEAGGRISLYKGSVSDHHFVANVMKDVFDTYGRLDVLVNNAGRTNDQMALFMEEQQWNEVLDTNFIGTCCCSQEAVSYMLRLGKGAIINMVSVSGIYGREAQTNYAASKGAIMGLTKLYARLYASRNIQVSAVAPGMIETEMAQGVPAEKMADFLKHTAAGRLGSAEEVAEAVMYLAGPLASYHAGQTLKIDGGFLR, from the coding sequence ATGATCTTTCGTGATCACGTCATCTTGATTACTGGCGTAACACGCGGCATTGGCCGGTCCATCGCCCTGCGATTTCTTGCAGAAGGAGCTGTCGTTGCCGGCATATATGTGCGGGATGATGAAGCGGCGGAGCAGCTGCGGGGCGATGCGGAGGAAGCTGGCGGACGGATTAGTTTGTACAAAGGCTCTGTCAGCGATCATCATTTTGTAGCAAATGTAATGAAGGACGTTTTCGATACGTATGGCCGTCTGGATGTGCTGGTCAACAATGCAGGACGTACGAATGACCAAATGGCGCTATTTATGGAAGAGCAGCAGTGGAATGAGGTGCTGGATACGAATTTTATCGGCACCTGCTGCTGCTCGCAGGAGGCGGTCAGCTATATGCTGCGCCTGGGGAAGGGCGCCATTATTAATATGGTGTCCGTCAGCGGCATTTACGGACGCGAAGCCCAGACGAATTACGCCGCTTCCAAAGGCGCGATTATGGGCTTAACGAAGCTGTATGCCCGGCTTTACGCCTCGCGGAACATTCAAGTGAGCGCCGTTGCGCCAGGCATGATTGAGACCGAAATGGCCCAAGGGGTGCCAGCGGAGAAAATGGCTGATTTTTTAAAGCATACGGCAGCCGGGAGGCTTGGCTCAGCTGAGGAGGTGGCCGAAGCGGTTATGTATTTGGCGGGACCTCTAGCAAGCTATCATGCAGGTCAAACGTTGAAAATAGATGGCGGCTTTTTGCGTTAA
- a CDS encoding SDR family oxidoreductase, whose protein sequence is MMKTAFLHHAESASGTAIALYLLQRGIRVAASFQTPEQAERFTAELTPPLQEQCQTIVAPDVQMKAVESAIAGIAEQMQGLDLYIHGHDWVDELEALLHDPAEFALKSYSLLSELFLYSRAAGSVMARKQRGQIIVPMLADSLHYDGFPSSPVYNQGALAFVKSFAKELAPFRVTVNALTFGYFRKEKQAAAGRSNRKPFDIYALKPPVPELEELAHGLGLLLDYGHGMSGQNTTWGYGVQSVL, encoded by the coding sequence ATGATGAAAACCGCATTTTTGCATCATGCCGAAAGTGCTTCGGGCACAGCGATAGCGCTATATTTGCTGCAGCGGGGCATCCGGGTTGCGGCGAGCTTCCAGACGCCTGAGCAGGCGGAGCGGTTTACGGCAGAGCTGACGCCTCCGTTGCAGGAGCAATGTCAGACGATTGTTGCACCAGACGTTCAAATGAAAGCTGTCGAGTCGGCGATAGCGGGCATAGCCGAGCAGATGCAAGGGCTTGACCTGTATATTCATGGCCATGATTGGGTGGACGAGCTGGAGGCGCTGCTGCATGATCCCGCCGAGTTCGCCTTGAAAAGCTACAGCCTTCTGAGCGAGCTGTTTTTGTACAGCCGGGCGGCAGGAAGCGTGATGGCCCGCAAGCAGCGGGGGCAGATCATCGTGCCGATGCTGGCAGATTCGCTGCATTACGACGGCTTCCCTTCATCCCCGGTATATAACCAGGGAGCGCTCGCTTTTGTCAAAAGCTTCGCCAAGGAGCTGGCGCCGTTCCGCGTAACTGTAAATGCACTGACATTTGGGTATTTTCGCAAGGAGAAGCAAGCAGCTGCTGGCCGAAGTAATCGCAAGCCGTTTGATATTTATGCATTAAAACCGCCAGTGCCGGAATTGGAAGAGCTCGCCCACGGGCTCGGCCTGCTTCTTGATTATGGTCATGGCATGAGCGGTCAAAATACGACATGGGGTTACGGTGTTCAGTCTGTTCTCTAG
- a CDS encoding ABC transporter substrate-binding protein, whose protein sequence is MIGKYDRLAFCLFLVLVIGFITASCASMSQQAYQLKSDKQAHAASPAASSPSPASSAVPAAKAGVGENAGSKAELPVYTEEQLKAYPEDIRDILSRGKLRVALYKEDRYPFFYVDDQGVLRGSDVELANDIALKLGVQAAFIRTADSFNEVINQVSLGEADIGVSKLSITLERAKRVLFSDAYLNLKQALLINRMQLAAITEKGDAADPLALIQGRGEQVGIVGGTSYAGFAQELFPNQSQASYPNSAELFDGVRQGDVLAVVYDAFEISRYLKKYPSYSLQLQFVQLDDHDDDIAIAVDPQRYHLHQWINTYLHMEQKEIQKRLENFDI, encoded by the coding sequence ATGATCGGCAAATACGATCGCTTGGCCTTCTGCTTGTTTTTGGTGTTGGTAATAGGCTTTATTACAGCATCATGTGCAAGCATGTCACAGCAGGCCTATCAATTGAAATCAGACAAACAAGCTCATGCAGCAAGTCCAGCCGCCTCCAGCCCATCTCCCGCAAGTTCTGCCGTTCCGGCTGCTAAAGCGGGGGTGGGGGAGAATGCTGGAAGCAAGGCGGAGCTTCCGGTTTATACAGAGGAGCAATTAAAGGCTTACCCGGAGGACATCCGGGACATTTTGAGCAGAGGCAAGCTGAGGGTAGCCCTCTATAAGGAGGACCGCTATCCATTTTTTTATGTAGATGATCAGGGAGTGCTTCGCGGAAGCGATGTTGAGCTTGCAAACGACATCGCTCTTAAGCTTGGTGTACAAGCAGCATTTATACGTACGGCTGATTCTTTTAATGAAGTGATTAATCAAGTATCCCTAGGGGAGGCGGATATCGGCGTTTCCAAGCTGAGCATTACCTTGGAGCGGGCGAAGCGGGTATTATTTTCCGATGCCTATTTGAATTTGAAACAAGCGCTGTTAATTAACCGTATGCAGCTTGCCGCAATTACTGAAAAAGGCGATGCTGCTGATCCGCTTGCCCTCATCCAAGGCCGCGGGGAGCAGGTGGGCATTGTCGGAGGCACCTCTTATGCGGGCTTTGCCCAGGAGCTTTTTCCAAATCAAAGCCAGGCGAGCTATCCGAATTCGGCCGAGCTGTTTGATGGCGTAAGGCAAGGGGATGTGCTGGCAGTCGTCTATGATGCCTTTGAAATTTCCCGTTATTTGAAAAAATACCCTTCGTATTCGCTCCAGCTGCAATTCGTGCAATTGGACGATCACGATGATGATATTGCCATTGCCGTCGATCCGCAGCGCTATCATCTCCACCAGTGGATAAACACCTATCTCCATATGGAGCAGAAGGAAATTCAAAAACGGCTTGAAAACTTTGATATATAA